The following proteins come from a genomic window of Synechococcus sp. BIOS-E4-1:
- a CDS encoding plasmid replication protein, CyRepA1 family: MVVPVSDCDSKGSNCQPAGQTSERHIPRLRVGDLTPAELSHLKRTCSYFTDFEHLPRDTRSFHRQQTQRRHEQAGIKGPDEALAAGIAKIALERQKASGRCQQSTLDFGAVESLPRTSQNTASVTSKKPAKAATLDPKHLKEWVEGSGIDEQLARMNLRSLAGDTVYKLLRPLDDGRDVEKDHQRLKDVLRGGWFCSTLSLQPQEQLKSWGCFKPDHPRPGFKKDPETGRYFPKVNDNGKPVPMKYEHPAKVPTREFVLAFPRHIGERIAANHRLLAAYKKWEDDTEWDQKPRTPEDRWRWFLRHGVPLFVTEGAKKTAALLTGGYLAIGLSGVWNGCEKDKRGWSHLKPGLRHLLRDYAVDRVIAMFDWSEPDSKGEAAVRGAIDRLGMVIRSEAKQSGADVSFFVVDLPGPEKGCDDILVSKGIDGLKAVRTLAKPFREWQRCNNTKAIARRLNVPMAGDTKRPTKVITTQFFQASDIPTDAKLVAIIGGMGTNKTGALVDYANSNDAPFHTVLHRRGLGGNCAQRSRRIFHNDGKLIRPWLNNRHREVTMPPADLSGGGRIYWAVSIEAQREIEERGKVVVLDSSHAAGSSHLDPEECKGAIVNLEEWDASCWHLFTSETEINKHRADVLSNLTACLRNAKQVICSSAHLSDQVVGYLEQLLAIKAHVLVNDHKPAAGRKCHWFESHKSSHWLEALESRIRKGDNVFVTVTAQNASSVHSAKNIGHKIHRDLKVPLHEILVVDAETTRTKDHDAKGVITDPSLLLKYRVVIATPCIETGVSIDDPNGHFDAAFSFNSGCTTPQAAVQAVGRVRSSVDRFVCIARNGKTYFGGYTTAREVIRQVGKKAAQQRDELVRAGIAEADLPDTCSDNIRAWGELVADHNILAKEFDFSVRTLLALEGYEVTDTESADEEIANAIKDQLKGIAEETNAEECRSISRTTPAGEDEIDELSKKAELTQQQQQELEHAKVCRDYGIEQADERQVLSHRQGGFQVLRNECLLEDMSPSGGTSTLVRKLDSLTAMKRNGITKNPFLGDYVHAFRQPQIQLLHEYGVLGLSRRRDEFTMRDADIVELHERAKRDANRWRTVFNINPATWKLPRGFIDFVLEKIGYRLLKLSQQRRFTNGKQARLYVIQTRFHGIDCRSIKAHISDNITRRFDQAMADAIGEHHDPACSEQQVSVARFIEAAEKPVIDSNATFSL, translated from the coding sequence ATGGTGGTCCCTGTCTCTGACTGCGATTCGAAAGGTTCAAACTGTCAACCAGCTGGTCAAACCTCAGAACGTCATATTCCGCGACTTCGCGTCGGGGATTTAACGCCTGCCGAGTTATCCCACCTGAAGCGGACGTGTTCATATTTCACGGACTTTGAGCATCTACCAAGGGACACCCGTTCGTTTCATCGTCAGCAGACGCAGCGCCGTCACGAACAGGCCGGGATTAAGGGGCCTGATGAAGCATTAGCGGCAGGGATTGCGAAAATCGCCCTGGAACGGCAGAAGGCCAGCGGTCGCTGTCAGCAGTCCACGCTCGATTTTGGGGCGGTCGAAAGTCTTCCCAGAACGTCACAGAACACCGCTTCTGTCACCAGCAAGAAACCCGCCAAGGCGGCAACCCTGGACCCGAAGCACCTGAAGGAATGGGTCGAAGGTTCTGGCATCGATGAACAGCTGGCCCGCATGAACCTGCGGTCGCTGGCCGGTGACACCGTCTACAAACTGCTTCGCCCGCTCGACGATGGACGCGATGTTGAAAAGGACCACCAGCGTCTGAAGGATGTCCTTCGCGGTGGCTGGTTTTGTTCGACTCTGTCCCTGCAGCCGCAGGAACAGCTGAAGTCTTGGGGATGCTTCAAGCCAGACCATCCACGGCCAGGGTTCAAGAAAGACCCTGAAACCGGGCGCTACTTCCCAAAGGTGAACGACAACGGGAAGCCAGTCCCGATGAAGTACGAACACCCGGCCAAGGTGCCGACCCGTGAGTTCGTTCTGGCCTTTCCCCGCCACATCGGTGAACGCATCGCCGCGAACCACCGTTTATTGGCTGCATATAAGAAGTGGGAAGACGACACCGAATGGGATCAGAAGCCCCGCACCCCTGAAGATCGCTGGCGCTGGTTTCTCCGCCATGGCGTCCCTTTGTTCGTCACCGAAGGCGCCAAGAAAACCGCTGCACTTCTGACCGGGGGCTATCTCGCAATCGGGCTGTCTGGCGTTTGGAACGGCTGCGAAAAGGACAAGCGCGGCTGGTCACACCTGAAACCCGGTCTTCGGCACCTGTTGCGCGATTACGCCGTCGACCGTGTCATCGCGATGTTCGACTGGTCGGAACCCGACTCCAAAGGCGAAGCCGCTGTTCGTGGGGCCATCGACCGCCTGGGGATGGTCATCCGGTCAGAAGCGAAGCAATCGGGCGCTGATGTCAGTTTCTTTGTGGTGGACCTTCCCGGTCCCGAGAAAGGCTGCGACGACATCCTGGTTTCAAAGGGAATCGACGGTCTGAAAGCTGTTCGGACGCTGGCGAAACCATTTCGAGAATGGCAACGGTGCAACAACACCAAGGCCATCGCACGACGGCTGAATGTCCCCATGGCGGGGGACACCAAGCGGCCAACGAAGGTGATCACAACCCAGTTCTTTCAGGCGTCAGACATCCCGACTGACGCGAAGTTGGTGGCGATCATCGGCGGCATGGGCACGAACAAGACTGGTGCCCTGGTCGATTACGCCAACAGCAACGACGCACCGTTTCACACCGTCCTTCACCGTCGCGGGCTTGGTGGCAACTGCGCCCAGCGTTCGAGACGCATCTTTCACAACGACGGAAAACTGATTCGCCCATGGCTGAACAACCGTCATCGGGAAGTCACCATGCCGCCAGCTGATCTCAGCGGTGGTGGCCGCATTTACTGGGCAGTATCAATCGAAGCCCAACGCGAAATCGAAGAACGCGGAAAGGTCGTGGTGCTGGATTCTTCGCACGCTGCCGGTTCAAGCCACCTGGACCCCGAAGAGTGCAAAGGCGCAATCGTGAATCTCGAAGAGTGGGACGCCAGCTGCTGGCACCTGTTCACCAGCGAAACGGAGATCAACAAACACCGTGCTGATGTTCTGTCGAACCTGACGGCCTGCCTTCGAAACGCGAAACAGGTCATCTGTTCATCAGCCCACTTAAGCGATCAGGTCGTCGGCTACCTGGAACAGCTACTGGCCATCAAGGCGCACGTTCTGGTGAATGACCACAAGCCAGCGGCAGGGCGAAAGTGCCATTGGTTCGAATCGCACAAGTCTTCCCATTGGCTCGAAGCCTTGGAATCACGCATCAGGAAAGGCGACAACGTCTTCGTGACCGTGACGGCACAAAACGCTTCTTCTGTTCACAGCGCGAAGAACATCGGCCACAAGATCCACCGTGACCTGAAGGTTCCACTCCACGAAATTCTGGTCGTGGATGCCGAGACCACACGAACCAAGGATCACGACGCGAAAGGGGTCATCACTGACCCGTCATTGCTTCTGAAATACAGAGTGGTGATCGCGACGCCCTGCATCGAAACTGGCGTCAGCATCGATGACCCAAACGGGCACTTCGACGCAGCCTTCTCGTTTAACTCTGGCTGCACCACGCCACAGGCAGCAGTTCAGGCCGTTGGCCGTGTGCGTTCATCGGTCGACCGTTTCGTCTGCATTGCACGCAACGGGAAGACCTATTTCGGCGGCTACACCACCGCCCGTGAAGTCATCCGCCAAGTCGGGAAAAAGGCAGCGCAACAGCGTGATGAGCTTGTCCGCGCTGGCATTGCCGAAGCCGACCTGCCAGACACCTGCAGCGACAACATCCGCGCCTGGGGCGAACTGGTGGCCGATCACAACATCCTGGCCAAAGAGTTCGATTTCAGCGTTCGAACCCTGCTTGCACTGGAGGGCTACGAAGTAACCGACACCGAAAGCGCCGACGAAGAAATTGCCAATGCGATCAAGGACCAGCTGAAGGGTATTGCCGAAGAAACCAACGCTGAAGAGTGTCGAAGCATCAGTCGCACCACACCAGCCGGTGAAGACGAAATCGATGAACTGTCGAAAAAGGCTGAACTGACCCAGCAGCAGCAGCAGGAACTTGAACACGCGAAGGTCTGCCGCGATTACGGCATCGAACAGGCTGACGAAAGACAGGTTCTGTCCCACCGCCAAGGCGGTTTCCAAGTCCTTCGAAATGAATGCCTGCTGGAAGACATGTCCCCGTCGGGCGGGACATCGACACTCGTTCGCAAGCTGGATTCGCTGACCGCCATGAAGCGGAATGGCATCACGAAGAATCCATTCCTTGGCGATTACGTCCACGCATTCCGCCAGCCACAGATTCAGCTGCTGCATGAATACGGCGTTCTGGGACTGTCGCGGCGACGCGATGAATTCACCATGCGCGACGCTGACATCGTCGAACTGCATGAACGAGCCAAGCGGGATGCGAACCGCTGGCGTACCGTGTTCAACATCAACCCGGCCACCTGGAAGTTGCCCCGTGGCTTCATTGACTTCGTCCTGGAAAAGATTGGTTATCGGCTGCTGAAGCTGTCCCAGCAGCGACGATTCACCAATGGGAAGCAGGCACGCCTGTACGTGATCCAAACCCGTTTCCACGGCATCGACTGCCGTTCGATCAAGGCGCACATCAGCGACAACATCACCAGACGGTTCGATCAGGCCATGGCCGACGCCATCGGCGAACACCACGACCCCGCGTGTTCCGAACAACAGGTCAGCGTGGCCAGGTTTATCGAAGCAGCTGAAAAGCCAGTCATAGACTCAAATGCCACCTTTTCCCTATAG
- a CDS encoding glycogen/starch/alpha-glucan phosphorylase has translation MSTSEPLDLRLPTPGCSVDPERSGLDADSVFDGMTEHLFFTLGKLAPSASPHDLYMALSYAVRDRLMTRFLASKEAIRARPQKTVAYLSAEFLIGPQLANNLLNLGIQKEAEEALKRFGIESLQPILEVEEEPGLGNGGLGRLAACYMESLASLEIPATGYGIRYEFGIFDQLIRDGWQVEVTDKWLKGGWPWELPQPDEACFVGFGGRTESYIDDKGSYRSRWIPSEHAIGVPHDVPVLGYRVNTCDRLRLWRADATESFDFYAFNIGDYYGAVEEKVGSETLSKVLYPNDGTDEGRRLRLKQQHFFVSCSLQDMLRSLDSRGLPVEDFPLHWTVQLNDTHPAIAVAELMRLLIDDRHLEWDRAWDITNRSVAYTNHTLLPEALEKWDLDLFSSLLPRHLELIYEINRRFLQQVRLRYPGNDAIQRKLSIIDEEGGKAVRMAHLATIGAHHVNGVAALHSDLVKNQLMPEFAALWPEKFTNVTNGVTPRRWVALSNPELSALLDEHVGPDWITDMDRLRCLEERQHDHGFLEQWGDTKLSVKRKLSGYIHRNTGVLVDPSSLFDVQVKRIHEYKRQHLNALQIITHYLRIKNGQADGLAPRTVIFGGKAAPGYYMAKLIIRFINGIAETINADPDMDGRLRVVFLPDYNVKLGEQVYPASDLSEQISTAGKEASGTGNMKFAMNGALTIGTLDGANVEIRDRVGSENFFLFGKTVEEIAALKKSGYRPREVIGAIPELAEAIRLIEMGHFSNGDGELFRPLLDNLTGNDPFFVMADFAAYLRAQDAVSRAWTDRMHWNRMSVLNVARTGFFSSDRSIRDYCREIWNVEAMPVEITCDIR, from the coding sequence ATGAGCACCTCCGAGCCCCTCGACCTGCGATTACCGACTCCGGGATGCTCCGTCGATCCTGAACGCTCGGGTCTCGATGCCGATTCCGTGTTTGACGGGATGACGGAGCATCTGTTCTTCACGCTCGGCAAACTCGCTCCCTCAGCAAGCCCCCATGACCTGTACATGGCACTGAGCTATGCGGTGCGTGACCGGCTGATGACACGCTTTCTGGCCAGTAAGGAAGCGATCCGAGCCCGGCCCCAGAAAACCGTGGCCTATCTCTCGGCTGAGTTTCTGATCGGCCCGCAGCTGGCCAACAATCTGCTCAACCTTGGGATTCAGAAGGAAGCTGAAGAAGCCCTGAAGCGCTTCGGTATCGAATCGCTTCAGCCGATTCTTGAGGTGGAGGAGGAACCCGGCCTGGGCAATGGCGGGCTCGGCCGTCTCGCGGCCTGCTACATGGAATCGCTGGCCAGCCTTGAAATTCCCGCCACGGGCTATGGCATTCGCTATGAGTTCGGCATCTTCGACCAGCTGATCCGCGACGGCTGGCAGGTGGAGGTCACCGACAAGTGGCTGAAGGGAGGTTGGCCCTGGGAACTGCCCCAACCCGACGAAGCCTGCTTCGTGGGCTTCGGCGGCCGCACGGAGAGCTACATCGACGACAAGGGCAGCTACCGCTCGCGCTGGATCCCCTCAGAACATGCGATTGGTGTGCCTCACGATGTGCCGGTGCTGGGATACCGCGTCAACACCTGCGATCGTCTACGTCTGTGGCGCGCGGATGCCACCGAGAGTTTCGACTTCTATGCCTTCAACATCGGCGATTACTACGGCGCCGTGGAGGAGAAGGTGGGCAGTGAAACCCTCTCCAAGGTTTTGTACCCCAACGACGGCACTGATGAGGGGCGTCGCCTGCGCCTGAAGCAACAGCACTTCTTCGTGTCCTGCTCACTGCAGGACATGCTGCGCAGCCTCGACAGCCGTGGCCTGCCTGTGGAGGACTTCCCCCTGCACTGGACCGTTCAGCTGAACGATACGCACCCTGCCATCGCCGTAGCTGAGCTGATGCGTCTGCTGATCGACGATCGCCACCTGGAGTGGGACAGGGCCTGGGACATCACCAACCGGTCTGTGGCCTACACCAACCACACCCTGCTGCCTGAGGCGCTGGAGAAGTGGGACCTGGACCTGTTCAGCAGCCTGCTGCCGCGCCATCTCGAGCTGATCTATGAGATCAACCGCCGCTTCCTGCAGCAGGTGCGGCTGCGCTATCCCGGCAACGACGCGATCCAGCGCAAACTGTCGATCATTGATGAAGAAGGTGGCAAAGCCGTACGCATGGCCCACCTGGCCACCATCGGCGCGCACCATGTGAATGGCGTGGCTGCTCTTCATTCCGACCTGGTCAAAAACCAGCTGATGCCGGAATTCGCAGCGCTCTGGCCTGAGAAGTTCACGAACGTGACCAATGGCGTGACGCCACGTCGCTGGGTGGCCCTTTCCAATCCCGAGCTTTCAGCCCTGCTTGATGAGCACGTTGGGCCGGACTGGATCACCGACATGGATCGGCTGCGCTGCCTTGAGGAACGTCAGCATGACCACGGCTTCCTCGAACAATGGGGGGACACCAAGCTTTCCGTGAAGCGGAAGCTTTCCGGCTACATCCACCGCAATACCGGCGTCCTGGTGGATCCCTCCAGCCTGTTTGATGTGCAGGTGAAGCGCATCCACGAATACAAGCGTCAGCACCTGAATGCGCTGCAGATCATCACCCACTACCTGCGCATCAAGAACGGGCAGGCCGACGGGCTGGCTCCACGCACGGTGATCTTCGGCGGCAAAGCGGCTCCCGGCTACTACATGGCCAAACTGATCATCCGCTTCATCAACGGCATCGCCGAAACGATCAACGCCGATCCCGATATGGACGGTCGCCTGCGGGTGGTCTTCCTGCCGGATTACAACGTGAAGCTCGGCGAGCAGGTGTATCCAGCCTCTGATCTCTCCGAACAGATCTCGACGGCCGGCAAGGAAGCCTCCGGCACCGGCAACATGAAATTCGCCATGAACGGGGCGCTCACCATTGGAACCCTTGATGGTGCCAATGTGGAGATCCGCGACCGTGTGGGTTCAGAGAACTTCTTCCTGTTCGGCAAGACAGTGGAAGAAATCGCTGCACTCAAAAAGAGTGGCTACCGCCCTCGCGAAGTGATCGGAGCGATTCCGGAACTGGCAGAAGCGATCCGACTGATTGAGATGGGTCACTTCAGCAATGGCGACGGAGAACTGTTCAGACCGCTGCTGGACAATCTCACCGGCAACGATCCTTTCTTCGTGATGGCCGACTTCGCGGCCTATCTGCGGGCCCAGGATGCGGTCAGCCGCGCCTGGACGGATCGCATGCACTGGAACCGGATGAGTGTGCTGAACGTGGCCCGTACCGGTTTCTTCTCCTCCGACCGATCCATTCGCGATTACTGCCGCGAAATCTGGAACGTGGAAGCGATGCCTGTGGAGATCACCTGCGACATTCGCTGA
- a CDS encoding cation:proton antiporter, giving the protein MLAAAMPPLLTPLLAEISAHDLEMAETLIGVARFVLIFVAARILAEVLVRMQLPTILGELLAGVLIGASGLHLLVPPETQVELSQGLVALVSGLVNVPPEAVPEIYSESFPSLESVAELGLYALLFLTGLESELEELIAVGGQAFTVAVVGVVLPFALGTWGLMAIFQVDVIPAIFAGASMTATSIGITASVFGELGFLKTREGQIVIGAAILDDILGIVILAVVVGLASGGSLEIGPIVKLVAAAAVFVVAAIGLSRSAAPAFDWLIDKLKAPGEVLVGSFVILAISCFTATAIGLEAALGAFAAGLILSSSKHNRAIQEAVLPIVTLFATVFFVLVGAGMDLSVINPSDPSSKTALIVAGFLLVVSIIGKIASGWAFVSKQPTRRLVVGLGMMPRGEVGLIFLGLGTSAKLLSPSLEAAILLMVIGTTFLAPILLRLVIGGDKPDDDDKVDDEVAADPVGLL; this is encoded by the coding sequence ATGCTCGCTGCTGCGATGCCGCCACTACTCACGCCCTTGCTCGCTGAGATCTCGGCTCACGACCTGGAGATGGCGGAGACCCTGATCGGGGTGGCCCGATTTGTGCTGATCTTTGTGGCAGCCCGCATTCTCGCGGAAGTGCTGGTGCGTATGCAGTTGCCCACGATCCTGGGTGAGCTGCTGGCTGGTGTGCTGATTGGTGCTTCGGGACTGCATCTGCTGGTGCCTCCGGAAACCCAGGTGGAACTCAGTCAGGGGCTGGTGGCCTTGGTCAGTGGTCTGGTCAATGTTCCGCCGGAAGCGGTTCCTGAGATCTACAGCGAAAGTTTTCCCTCGCTCGAGTCAGTGGCTGAGCTTGGTCTTTATGCGCTGTTGTTTCTCACTGGTCTGGAGAGTGAGTTGGAGGAACTGATTGCTGTCGGTGGTCAGGCTTTCACCGTGGCCGTTGTTGGGGTGGTGCTGCCCTTCGCTCTGGGAACCTGGGGACTGATGGCGATTTTCCAAGTCGATGTGATACCGGCGATCTTTGCCGGAGCCTCGATGACCGCCACCAGCATCGGCATCACTGCCAGCGTGTTCGGCGAGCTGGGATTCCTCAAGACACGCGAAGGTCAGATCGTGATCGGCGCTGCCATTCTCGATGACATTCTCGGCATTGTGATTCTGGCCGTTGTGGTGGGCCTGGCTTCCGGCGGCTCTCTGGAGATCGGTCCGATCGTGAAGCTGGTGGCTGCTGCCGCTGTGTTCGTAGTGGCGGCCATTGGCCTCAGCCGCAGCGCTGCGCCAGCCTTCGACTGGTTGATCGACAAGCTGAAGGCCCCCGGGGAAGTGCTGGTGGGGTCCTTTGTGATCCTGGCCATCAGTTGCTTCACAGCAACAGCGATCGGCCTGGAAGCTGCCCTGGGCGCATTCGCTGCCGGTCTGATCCTGAGCAGCTCTAAGCACAACCGCGCCATTCAGGAGGCGGTTCTGCCGATTGTGACCCTGTTCGCCACGGTGTTTTTTGTGCTGGTGGGCGCCGGGATGGATCTCTCTGTGATCAATCCCTCCGATCCCTCCAGCAAAACGGCTCTGATCGTTGCCGGCTTTCTGCTGGTGGTGTCGATCATCGGCAAGATCGCCTCTGGCTGGGCCTTTGTCAGCAAGCAACCCACCCGTCGCCTGGTGGTGGGCTTGGGCATGATGCCCCGCGGTGAAGTCGGCCTGATTTTCCTGGGTCTTGGAACCAGCGCCAAGTTGCTGTCTCCTTCCCTGGAGGCGGCAATCCTGTTGATGGTGATCGGCACCACTTTCCTGGCTCCGATTCTTCTGCGTCTTGTGATCGGTGGCGACAAACCAGACGACGACGACAAGGTTGATGATGAGGTCGCCGCTGATCCGGTGGGTCTGCTCTGA
- a CDS encoding alpha/beta fold hydrolase, which produces MVSETQQPWWQFQGHDVHGLCVGPESDSDAVDLKRPAVLLVHGFGASTDHWRHNIPVLASTHEVHAIDLLGFGRSAKPAGLSYGGALWRDQLVAYVRERIGRPTVIAGNSLGGFAALAAGAELGDEAAGVVLLNAAGPFSDEQSAKPKGWWPSARRSISSALLKNAVLQRLLFENLRRPATIRRTLNQVYIDKTNVDDWLVEAIRRPSLDAGAFGVFRTVFDIPRGQPLDELFACLKSPLLLLWGIRDPWINAAGRRASFKRHAPEATTEVILEAGHCPHDEVPDQVNAALLEWLTTLAGENKQDLQPSR; this is translated from the coding sequence GTGGTGAGCGAGACACAGCAGCCCTGGTGGCAGTTCCAAGGTCATGACGTGCACGGTCTCTGTGTCGGACCTGAATCGGACTCGGATGCGGTTGATCTCAAGCGTCCCGCTGTGCTTCTTGTGCATGGTTTTGGCGCTTCCACCGATCACTGGCGCCACAACATTCCTGTGCTGGCCAGCACCCATGAGGTGCATGCCATCGATCTGCTCGGTTTCGGCCGTAGTGCCAAGCCAGCTGGTTTGTCCTATGGCGGTGCTCTCTGGCGGGATCAGCTGGTGGCCTACGTGCGCGAACGCATCGGCCGGCCCACGGTGATCGCGGGCAATTCTCTGGGTGGTTTCGCCGCGCTTGCTGCAGGTGCTGAGTTGGGGGATGAGGCGGCCGGCGTTGTGTTGCTCAATGCAGCCGGCCCTTTCAGCGACGAACAGTCCGCGAAGCCCAAAGGCTGGTGGCCGAGCGCACGTCGCTCGATCAGCTCGGCACTGCTGAAAAATGCTGTGTTGCAGCGCTTGCTGTTTGAAAACCTCAGGCGCCCCGCCACGATTCGACGCACCCTCAATCAGGTGTACATCGATAAGACCAACGTCGATGACTGGTTGGTCGAGGCAATTCGCCGCCCCTCTCTCGATGCCGGCGCTTTCGGAGTGTTTCGCACCGTCTTTGATATTCCCCGCGGCCAGCCGCTGGATGAATTGTTCGCATGTCTGAAATCTCCCTTGCTGTTGCTCTGGGGGATCCGTGACCCCTGGATCAATGCCGCCGGTCGTCGTGCCAGTTTCAAGCGTCATGCTCCTGAGGCCACCACGGAGGTGATTCTTGAAGCCGGTCACTGTCCACACGATGAAGTCCCCGATCAGGTGAACGCGGCATTGCTGGAGTGGTTGACCACTCTTGCCGGTGAAAACAAGCAGGATCTGCAGCCTTCTCGGTAG
- a CDS encoding galactose mutarotase — MTFRQQSAPYPHWEFVHPGSGDRLRVVPERGGLVTEWLCNGREMLYFDQERFADPAKSIRGGIPVLFPICGNLPNDCLPLASGDFTLKQHGFARDIPWQIALLGDQSGVTLTLSDGAETRKAYPFGFRIEMAIRPLSAALDITITISNTSESESEPMPFSFGLHPYFNVTDPARTSVEGLPGRCFNHLEMAEAQTANQLNQLAEGVDFLTHAAGPVTLVDEQAGTRVQLQHQEPMDLTVVWTDPPRAMVCLEPWTGPRQALISGDRRLELHSGKSTTLSCRYSVS; from the coding sequence ATGACCTTTCGCCAACAGTCCGCTCCCTATCCCCACTGGGAGTTTGTGCATCCCGGCAGTGGTGATCGCCTGCGGGTGGTGCCCGAGCGCGGTGGCCTAGTCACCGAGTGGTTGTGCAATGGCCGCGAGATGCTCTATTTCGACCAGGAGCGCTTCGCTGACCCAGCCAAGAGCATCCGCGGAGGCATTCCAGTGTTGTTTCCGATCTGCGGCAATCTGCCCAATGATTGCCTGCCGCTCGCCAGCGGTGACTTCACCCTCAAGCAACATGGATTTGCCCGTGACATTCCCTGGCAGATCGCATTGCTCGGCGATCAGAGTGGCGTGACGCTCACGTTGAGCGATGGTGCCGAAACCCGGAAGGCCTACCCCTTCGGATTCAGGATCGAAATGGCGATTCGACCGCTCAGTGCTGCGCTCGACATCACCATCACCATCAGCAATACCTCCGAGTCTGAGAGTGAGCCGATGCCGTTCAGCTTCGGCCTCCATCCCTACTTCAATGTGACTGATCCCGCTCGCACGTCTGTGGAAGGTCTGCCTGGCCGTTGCTTCAATCATCTGGAGATGGCCGAAGCGCAGACGGCAAACCAGTTGAATCAGCTGGCTGAGGGGGTCGATTTCCTCACGCACGCGGCAGGACCGGTGACGCTGGTCGATGAGCAGGCAGGCACCAGGGTGCAGCTTCAGCATCAGGAACCGATGGATCTCACTGTGGTGTGGACCGACCCTCCACGAGCCATGGTCTGTCTTGAGCCCTGGACAGGCCCTCGGCAGGCCCTGATCAGCGGTGATCGAAGGCTGGAGTTGCACTCTGGCAAGAGCACCACGCTGTCCTGCCGCTACAGCGTCAGCTGA